Proteins encoded together in one Procambarus clarkii isolate CNS0578487 chromosome 11, FALCON_Pclarkii_2.0, whole genome shotgun sequence window:
- the LOC123758556 gene encoding U-scoloptoxin(19)-Tl1a, which produces MAAMLVFMVVVAAARAMMTYPGEEMSTRQLLQMNKRDDIAFLPEDPCSRQGGICGLLEACPPNERHAPGLCPAQQQDGVECCRIVPTNIGDCQRRGGECMPAPACGNAPKDALGKCSQGDICCILLR; this is translated from the exons ATGGCGGctatgttggtgttcatggtggtggtggcggcggcccgaGCCATGATGACCTATCCTG GTGAGGAGATGAGTACCAGGCAACTTCTCCAGATGAACAAACGAGATGATATAGCG TTCCTGCCGGAGGACCCGTGTTCACGACAGGGCGGGATATGTGGCCTGCTGGAGGCCTGTCCCCCCAATGAGCGTCACGCCCCCGGCCTGTGTCCTGCCCAGCAGCAGGACGGTGTTGAGTGCTGCAGGATAG TGCCCACCAACATCGGGGACTGCCAGAGACGAGGAGGCGAGTGTATGCCCGCGCCTGCATGTGGGAATGCCCCAAAAGATGCCCTGGGTAAGTGTTCCCAGGGCGATATTTGCTGCATACTCCTCCGTTAG